The following proteins are co-located in the Arctopsyche grandis isolate Sample6627 chromosome 3, ASM5162203v2, whole genome shotgun sequence genome:
- the LOC143909423 gene encoding uncharacterized protein LOC143909423, translated as MKLFTLIFIFELIFIVKADECSQTAQNSVINILNEFYTLTTIKIFDGIPPNQLRYYDGDIFYKVNNRTFAIRKDSNKEQLLKYKIIFGTRSSYVDDMGNKVILEKNAMHMNTYNSQRKLRIIPESGHKINQFNVDLDKSRVFFIAYDINFSTTVPTAGRLYAFDTQNPNKVGGRIEVSDIKQLGNKIASIQIDKTSGKSIIAVEISADRWKLCKLESVETSSCKVPHKEGIRKNALEVAIKLAGEQILTMYQEAILGNEKSEILNRKDAVAFPNGGPTKMYLGSQTKPAYDPSAADNFDACGSKFDVMTQYIDKLKVELNTVNNQYEKLYLLVFSSAVMKSLEEFKRSSTDFIPIKSVPFKNVPATESKKYVCVVEEELKSKVGDFSDATSLLSEVSTWLQFIIDSMNGPETQKNGAGIIEARFGE; from the exons atgaa gTTGTTTACgttaattttcatatttgaattaatatttatcGTAAAAGCAGATGAATGTTCGCAAACAGCACAAAATTCAGTTATTAATATACTGAACGAATTCTACACTTTAACAACAATCAAAATCTTCGATGGGATTCCACCTAATCAATTGCGTTACTATGATggtgatatattttataaagtcAACAATCGTACATTTGCTATTAGAAAAGATAGCAATAAAGAACAATTActgaaatacaaaattatatttggtACAAGATCCTCTTATGTAGACGATATGGGTAATAAAgttattttggaaaaaaatgcaatgCACATGAATACTTATAATTCCCAAAGAAAATTAAGAATAATCCCTGAAAGTGGtcataaaattaatcaattcaatGTTGACTTGGATAAAAGTCGAGTATTCTTTATTGCATATGACATAAATTTCTCAACAACTGTTCCTACAGCTGGACGTCTTTACGCATTTGATACACAAAATCCCAATAAAGTTGGAGGAAGGATTGAAGTTAGTGATATTAAACAACTAGGGAATAAAATTGCATCTATTCAGATTGATAAAACATCAGGAAAATCCATTATTGCTGTCGAGATATCTGCTGATAGATGGAAACTGTGCAAGTTAGAATCTGTGGAAACTTCGTCGTGTAAAGTGCCACACAAGGAAGGCATTCGTAAAAATGCTCTTGAAGTAGCAATAAAGCTTGCAGGTGAACAAATTTTGACAATGTATCAAGAAGCAATACTTGGCAATGAGAAATCtgaaattttaaatcgaaaagATGCAGTTGCATTTCCAAATGGTGGACcaacaaaaatgtatttaggTAGTCAAACAAAACCTGCTTATGATCCATCAGCAGCAGATAACTTTGATGCATGTGGTAGTAAATTTGATGTAATGACCCAATACATTGACAAATTGAAAGTTGAACTGAATACTGTTAAtaatcaatatgaaaaattatacttacTTGTGTTTTCATCTGCAGTCATGAAAAGTTTAGAGGAATTCAAAAGATCTTCTACAGATTTTATTCCAatcaaatctgtaccatttaAAAATGTGCCAGCTACCGAATcaaaaaagtatgtatgtgttgttGAAGAagaattaaaatcaaaagttggagattttagtgacgccACTTCACTTTTATCTGAAGTAAGTACATGGCTTCAATTCATTATTGATTCAATGAACGGCCCCgaaacacaaaaaaatggtGCTGGAATTATTGAAGCAAGATTTGGtgaatag